The Acidimicrobiales bacterium sequence GTTCGCCCAGCATCCACGTCAACGGAACTGACCTGTTCGCCGATCCCGAGGCGCCGGTCGGTCTGTCCTGCCGCATCTACCAGACGCCCGATGGAGCAGCCGGGTCACCCACGATCGATCAACTCCGACGGGCGCTCGAATCAGCCCGTCTTTCGATGACGCCGCCCGGCAGCGGTTGCGTCGACAGGGCTGCCGACGGGTGACCGATGCCGACTGACCTGGGCGACGCCCTCGCCGCGATCGAGCGCTGTTGGCACTCTGAGTGGCCGACACCTGGAAGTGGCGGCTTGCCGCCGAGAACGGCATCCATGCAACACAGATGCAACGGCATATCGGCAAACAGCGGAGAACAACGGTCACGGCCGCGCAGCAGCCCGAGCGTCACAAGCCCCGACCTGTCAGGCGAAACCCCGAAAATCGTTGATCTGGCAAGGGTTGTGGAGAACAGTCTCAGAGGGCTCATAACCCGAAGGTCGCAGGTTCAAATCCTGCCCCCGCCACCAAAGCTCCTGGTCAGAAGGGCCGCATCTCGGTGCGGCCCTTCGCCGCGTCCCGCGATCTCACACCCAGCCTGTTGAGATCCGTCGTCCGCACGGCTTCTGAACAGCAGATTCGTCCGCGACCTTCGGACTGGTTGCCCGACGAAACCGCGGCCCTCGGCTCTCCCAGCCACGTCGTCTGTCGTGGGCTGGGTCGCAGCGGGAGGGCGTCTACAGGAGCCCGGTGACGGGCGCCACCGTCGACGCCCAGGGGGATCCCGGTTCGATGAAGGCGGTCATGACGGTGCCTCCTCGATGTCGGCCACGACAGTGCTGGCGGTGGGCACGCCCGACCAGCGGGCGAGCTCGCCGGCGAGGTCGAGGTGCTCGACCGGGGCCGTGTGCTCGAACTCGCCCCAGGCGTCGCGGGGCAGCATCCACATCAGCTCGAACTCGTTGCCGTCAGGGTCGGCGCCGTAGATGCTCTTGGTGGCGCCGTGGCTGGACTCGCCGGTGTAGGCGCCGGCATCGAGCAGCGTTTGGCGGGCGGCGGCCAGCTCGTCGATGGTGTCGAGCTGCCAGGCCAGGTGGTAGAGGCCGTTGGCGCCGCGCCGCTTCGGACCGGACGCAGTGCCGACGCCGAACAGACCGAGGTCATGATGGTTCCCCGAACGCAAGGAACGAAGGAAAGCGGCGTTGGCGCGGGGCTCGCGGGCGATGACCTCCATCCCGAACACGTCGGTGTAGAAGCGCACCGACCGTTCGAGATCGGCGACGAAGAGCACTGCGTGGTTGAGGCGAACGGGGGAAACGGCCATCGGATGGCCCCTTTCTGTGGAGTTGGGTGGACCGGGTGTCAGCCGGTCCACCGCAGTTGCTGTCGGCTGTCGGTTGTGCGTGGATCACATGGTGTCGACCGCGAGACCGATGTGACTGAAGTAGTTGAATGCGCCGAAGAGCAGGAAGATCCACCCAGCGATGCTCAGCGTCCAGCCCGCGATGACGCGAGCTCGATCATTGCCTGCGATCGCGCTCGGTGTGGCGAGAGCGCCGACGCTGGTGAGGGCGTAGAGGCCCGAGATGAACGTCGGCTCGAGCCATGGGTGAAGCCCGGCGACCCAGCCGCTCACCGGCTCTTGGGGCGGCGCCGTGAAGAGCTGGTTCGACATTCCGGCCGCCGCGATGGCCAGGAGCGACAGGCCAGCGCCGATGATGACCGGCGCCATCGGCCGAGCGATGGCCGCGGCTCGCGCGATCACATCACCGTCGTCGAGAAGCTGTCTGCCGCGACGCCACGCGAAGGTCGCGACCGCGAGCAGCATGAAGCCGAACAGAAGGGCCGGTTCTCCGAAGATGATGTTGTCGAAGGAGAAGTCCGGCGCCAAGGGCCACGTCAGGGTCATGTGCAGACCCGTGGTGACAAGGATCGAGCCGAGCACGCCGAACGCCAGGGCATAGCCATCAGCGGAGGTGTCGGAGCGGTTGGTGAGCAGATCACGAGCGAGCCGGACGAGCAGGACGAGACCAGCCCCAGCGGCGAGCGCCATGATCGTGTTGTAGGTCGGGAGGTTCTCCCAGTCGATGACGAGGTCGGACTGCGCCAGGACCGAGCCGCCAGTGCCAATTTCGTACCTGTCAGTTCCTTTCTCGGGGGCGGCGGGTGGAGCGGAGGCTCGCTCCACCCGCCTGGTGGTCAGTTGGCGTCGCTGATGCGGATGGCGGACACCTCGAACTCGAGGGTGACCTTCTCGCTGACGAGGACGCCGCCGGCTTCGAGGGGGGCGTTCCAGCTGAGGCCCCAGTCCTTGCGGTTGACCTTGGTGGCACCTTCGAGGCCGATACGGGTGTTGCCGAAGGGGTCGACGGCGGTGCCGGTGTACTCGAAGTCCACGGTGACGGGCTTGGTGACGCCCTTGATCGTCAGGTCGCCGGTGACCTGGTAGTTCTCGGCGTCGACCTGCTCGACGGCAGTGGAGGTGAACCGGATCTCGGGGTGGTTCTCCATGTCGAAGAAGTCGTTGCTCTTGAGGTGGCCGTCGCGATCGGCGTTGCGGGTGTCGATGCTCTCGGCCTTGATGGTCAGCTCGACGGTGGAGTTCTCGGGGTGCTCGGCGTCGAAGTAGCCGGAGCCGTCGAACTCGTTGAAGTTGCCGCGGACCTTGGTGACCATGGCGTGGCGGGCGACGAACCCGATCCGGCTGTGGGTCGGATCGATCGTGTAGCTGCCGGTCAGGCTGGCCGGGGCGGTGGTGGTGCTCATTGTCGTGTTCTCCTCAGTTGGTTGATGTCTCACCTAATTGGTGGACACATCATCTACTAACTCGGATGACATGTCAACTATTCCGCGGTATGGTGATTTCCATGGACGACGTCAAGTGGCTGAGCGAGCGTGAGGAGCAGGCGTGGCGGGGCCTGCAGTTGATGCAGATGCGCCTCGAGCGCGAGCTCGCCCGTCAGCTCGCCGTCGACTCTGGGCTCTCCTACCCGGACTATCTGGTAATGGTCGCGCTCACCGACCGGCCCGACGGGCGGATGCGGCTCTTCGAGCTGGGCAGCTTCCTCGGCTGGGAGAAGAGCCGGCTGTCCCACCACGTCGCCCGCATGGTCAAGCGTGAACTCGTGGACAAGGAGCCCTGCGATGACGACCGCCGCGGCGCGTTCGTCGTGATCACCCACAAGGGCCGGGCAGAGATCGAAGCTGCCGCCCCCGGTCACCTCGCCACGGTTCGCCGTCTCTTCGTCGACCACCTCGACACAGATCAGCTCGACCAGATCGCCGACATCGCCGAGACCGTGCTCGCATCCCTCGACCTCGACGAGTGCGACCCCACCAAGCGTGCGCACTGAGAAGGGAGCAAGACGTGACCGGCACCGAACGATGGCCCTCGATCCTCGTCGGTGAGTGGCAGGACACTCGCGGCACGCTGCCGCTCTATCCCAGCAGGTGGTGGGCAAGATGTGACTTGCCAACGAGTCGCTCCTCAACGACTGGGTGGAACTCCAGCCGGTACCTGACCACCCGAGGGCTCTCGACGAGGTCGCTGCCGAGCTTGGGCGCGGTCAGAGGAGACCGGCGTCGCGGGCGGCTTGGACGGCGGCCTTGCGGTCGCCGGTGCCGAGCTTGCGGTAGATCGCCCTGCAGTGGGTCTTCACGGTGTTGAGCGAGACGTAGAGCTCGTCGGCGA is a genomic window containing:
- a CDS encoding VOC family protein gives rise to the protein MAVSPVRLNHAVLFVADLERSVRFYTDVFGMEVIAREPRANAAFLRSLRSGNHHDLGLFGVGTASGPKRRGANGLYHLAWQLDTIDELAAARQTLLDAGAYTGESSHGATKSIYGADPDGNEFELMWMLPRDAWGEFEHTAPVEHLDLAGELARWSGVPTASTVVADIEEAPS
- a CDS encoding DUF981 family protein, which encodes MERASAPPAAPEKGTDRYEIGTGGSVLAQSDLVIDWENLPTYNTIMALAAGAGLVLLVRLARDLLTNRSDTSADGYALAFGVLGSILVTTGLHMTLTWPLAPDFSFDNIIFGEPALLFGFMLLAVATFAWRRGRQLLDDGDVIARAAAIARPMAPVIIGAGLSLLAIAAAGMSNQLFTAPPQEPVSGWVAGLHPWLEPTFISGLYALTSVGALATPSAIAGNDRARVIAGWTLSIAGWIFLLFGAFNYFSHIGLAVDTM
- a CDS encoding MarR family transcriptional regulator, which translates into the protein MDDVKWLSEREEQAWRGLQLMQMRLERELARQLAVDSGLSYPDYLVMVALTDRPDGRMRLFELGSFLGWEKSRLSHHVARMVKRELVDKEPCDDDRRGAFVVITHKGRAEIEAAAPGHLATVRRLFVDHLDTDQLDQIADIAETVLASLDLDECDPTKRAH
- a CDS encoding YceI family protein, producing the protein MSTTTAPASLTGSYTIDPTHSRIGFVARHAMVTKVRGNFNEFDGSGYFDAEHPENSTVELTIKAESIDTRNADRDGHLKSNDFFDMENHPEIRFTSTAVEQVDAENYQVTGDLTIKGVTKPVTVDFEYTGTAVDPFGNTRIGLEGATKVNRKDWGLSWNAPLEAGGVLVSEKVTLEFEVSAIRISDAN